In Rhinolophus ferrumequinum isolate MPI-CBG mRhiFer1 chromosome 8, mRhiFer1_v1.p, whole genome shotgun sequence, the DNA window GGCTCTGTGGTGGCCATCAACCAGGTAACTGGTGACCTCACGTGTTGAGGTTGAATTCAGGAAAAGTGTGAGTCAGCTCTGCAGCTCTGCCTCTTCATAATCACAGGCTGGGCTGTCAGCACCAGTTAGAACTCTGGGGGTCATCTAGTTTGATGGTTCTCAATTGATTGGTAAGGTTCTTGATGTGCTGCACGTAAGAACCACTCGGGAGCTTCAATGAATTCCCTATTCCCAGGCTCAGAACCGAGACTTCAGATTTAATCAGTATAGGGTGGGAGCTAAGGCACTAATATGTTTTGAAGCTCCCAGGTGACGTGAATGTGTAGCCTCATGGAGACTCCCAataacccccacccccttatTTTAGGAAAGGAGCCTAAGACCCCAAAATGGAAGTGGATATGTAACAGTACTGGAATCGGTTGCCTTGTCACAGTTGATTCTGAAACGCTGTCCCCTTTCAGGGTGACGTGACTAGGTTTTCAAAGTGTCATTTCATCTTCTCAGGAAAGCGACCAGCCAGACCTGAGCAACTTCATGGAGAGTGGGGAATGGGTGATCAAGGAGTCCCGGGGCTGGAAGCACTGGGTGTTCTACGcctgctgcccctccaccccctACCTGGACATCACCTACCACTTTGTCATGCAACGCCTGCCCCTCTACTTCATTGTCAACGTCATCATTCCCTGTCTGCTCTTCTCCTTCTTAACTGGCCTGGTGTTCTACCTGCCCACAGACTCAGGTGCGTGCAGTTGCAATGGCGGCTGCTGCTGATACTGATAGATCTCATGCTGCTGTTTTGGGATAAGCCACAAATAATTATGGGCTAATAAACCAATACAGGCAGACAGTCCCAAAGCATCATCGCTGGGAGGATGCATTTACTGAGTGGCCATGTGCAGTGGTGAAAGTCACTGTGGAGGGAGCTCACAGCTGGAGGAGACTATGGGGCAGGCAGAGAACTGAATGCAACCTGAAGATGCATAGACATAGCTCAGTCTAGTTAACGTGAATAACCACCAATACCTATTTGTTGAATAACTTCTGTGTGCCCAGAAGTGTGCTGGGTGAGGCGGGGATCACAGACACTCCTCAGGCCACTTCCCCTATGCAGTCACGTGCTCTATACTAACCTAGGTCTTGCCTCTTTTGCTCACTAATAGCCACTTGAAAATAGCTCTTGCCTGTCTGTTTTCCAGATGGAAGCATCGTTATAGACAAGCCCATACTTCCCAAGTAGCAATTCTTTCTCACATATCAGCTCAAACAACTTACCTCCTACTGACTAATCACATCTGTGACATAATTTCACCAAACAACAATGtacagaaaggaggaaaagggcatatatatatatatataatttatggcagaaaaaatagggaagaaaaaaagatggtacAGACAGTCCTCAAACTTATGACAGGAAacaatttcatcaaaataataaaaaggaaaactcacGAAAATCTAAATTCAACTTtccaacaaggaaaaaaaagattatgtatttactcattcaacTTATAGTATTTGTTGAACAACTGTTATGTAGCAAGTATACAGCAGAGAGTAAGGCAGAATTCATCCCCACAGGATGTTTTTTCTAGTGATTatacttgtttttaaacaaatgatcacaaactcaaatatttgttcaacTTTCTAATCAAATGAAGCTTCTTTaagtgaagagagaaaacactagTCAGAGCAAGATGGAAACTAATCACAGTTTCTATGAATGTTAAATGATTTATGcttgtaaagcatttagaatagtgaGACTGCTTGATAAgtgttaggtattattattatcactactaTTAATGAAGAAATTTGATGTAACTTGatcaatatttcatatttataattctgtcttctttttcacttttaaagacTTTCCTCCCCACTTGGTAGAATGCTATGCACAGGTAGAATTGATAATTTCTTGTTTGCATCCGCTCTGTGTCCTGTATATACTCCTAGCATATGGAATCATCTGGAAGTACAGGGAAAAGCTCCATACTAGAAAGTAGGGCAACTCAAGGGTTTCATATGACACAAACAGCCAGAACAGCCCAAAGGAAGTCCCTCCCAAAGCTCTGTAGTGCATCTAAGGTGGTCAGTCACCACAAAAACATCCCATTCAGCCCCTGCCTTTCTTGTTTGCCATACTTGCCTCACCAAGACTCCCACAGGGAATTGTTCACCCTGAAATTACAGGGCCTGGAGAAAAGAGGTGGGGGCAGGCGATGCTCGGGTACcttaatatgaaaagaaaaaaaaaaaaaaaaacaagaaaaaataaatcatcccCTTAGATGAAAGTGAGAAAGTAAATGGCGTGAAATCATTGATGTCCTTTTCTCAGTTTGGGTCTTGCAGCTTGCTTCCATCATgagaaaaattatacatgtatttcTGGGCTGCCCGTCCATCTGCTGAGCAACAAGTAGGTCAGGCTTCTGTTCAGTTCTGTGAGGTTTATAACATTCTTCTGCAAACGGAAAAATTGTCACTCAGGATCTCACTTGCAACCTAGCTGGGCAGGCTCCCTGGGCTCCACCAAGAAATGGAATTCTGGGGCATGAGATGAAGTAGACATCCCCTGCATGGCAGCGTCTAAGGGAAATGCCTGCCACTTGCCATTGTCAGCAGAGTTAAGGTGCAAAGGTCTCACAGGAAATTCTGTCCCTGAAATTTCCTCAGAATGATGCTTTGAGAAATGCCTGTCACGTTCTTCTCACCCTTGGGTTTTGGTCGTGTCTCAGTTCTGcaaaggctgccataacaaagtacacAGACTAGGTagcttgaaaaacagaaatttatcatctcacatttcTAAAAGCTGGAAGTCTTAGATCAAGGTATTGGCAAGGTTGGTtttctctgaggcctctctccttggcttacagatgacGGTcgtctccctgtgtcctcacatggtctttcctctctgtgtgctactgtgtcctaatcttctcttcttataaagacaccagtcatattggatgagggcccactcaaagacctcattttaatttaattacttctttcacggccctacctccaaatacagtcacagaTGTGCTGggcttaggacttcaacgtaCAAATATGGGGGGAGTAACATTTCAGCCCATCACAGGTAGGTTGTACTTCTTCATGTTGTCCAGGAGAGAAGATGACTCTGAGCATCTCTGTCCTGTTGTCCTTAACTGTGTTCCTGCTGGTCATCGTGGAGCTGATCCCTTCCACCTCGAGTGCTGTGCCCTTGATTGGGAAATACATGCTGTTCACCATGGTGTTTGTCATCGCATCCATCATCATCACTGTCATCGTCATCAACACGCACCACCGCTCCCCCAGCACCCACGTCATGCCAGAGTGGGTGCGGAAGGTGAGTGAGGGAGGCCCCTGCAAACTCTGCCCAGGGCAGCCATTCTCTTGACCTCTGTCGGTCTCCCCTTCCGTGTGGCCAGAGGAATTCTGGCTAACTCTTGTAGGTGGTTAGAACTGCAAGTCCTGTCTGGGCTGTAGGGGGTTTGGGGTAGGACCGTCCTTGGGCCTCTTTCTAAGGATAAATAACTCGTGTAGCCTcctcagagagagaagaaaaacagaattaacagAGCGCACTCCTAATTTAAGCTTAAAGAATCTCTTTGAttagagagaataaataaatcactgtctttttattcaaattgTGTGAAATCTTGAGAGTTCTGTTTGTATGTCTTCCAGGTTGTGAATAGGTTGCTTATTTTTTGCTGGTAGAATCATCTGCTGAGAATAAGGGCTGGAGGTGGAGGGGGGTTGGATGAGAGATTGTCCAAAAGTAAGTTTTAGTGAGGAACTCGGTCTCCAATATTTACATTATTGAAAGttaaaatgtgttaacattttaaatgtgtcaGTTTTTTGATAAAACTTCACAGAGACACCAACAACCAAGGTCTTGTGTGCAAAACGCAAAAGATTTGTCATGAATCCACAGAGAAACTACTGCTTGTATTCTTTTTAGATGAGAAACAGTCCCTGTTTCTATAAAAACTGTTAAGTGACTCCTGGCAACACCTATGTTGCatttcttcagaaagaagaaacGGAAGAAAACAGTCTGTTTTGTGGGGCCGGAACCTTATATTTTTTAGCCCAAGGGGCCCTTTCTTGAACCATATGATCATGAGAACACAAGGCTTTGAAGAAGCTGCTACTTACAAGGGAATTAGAAGCTTAAGCTTCATGGGTTTCTTTTGAGTTCGATAGCGGCGCACAGGCTCCCTCCAGTGGCGAACTCCTCACATGACAGAAGCATCACTCAACCAGAGTAATTTGATTGGCCGCAGGGTATGTACGAAGGAATCTTTGGGAAAATCTAGtatagttcttttattttaaggACAAAGAGGTTAAGGCCCAGAGAAGCTGAATGACCTGCCTAAGTCACACTGTTAATTCAAAGTCAGAGTTTGATGCTGGCAATTCTtctcataaatgttttttttttttatgttaggTTTTTATCGACACTATCCCAAATGTCATGTTCTTCTCCACAATGAAAAGACCATccagagaaaaacaagacaaaaagatTTTTACAGAAGACATCGATATTTCTGACATTTCTGGGAAGCCGGGGCCTCCACCCACAGGCTTCCACTCTCCCTTGATCAAACACCCTGAGGTGAAAAGTGCAATCGAGGGCGTCAAATACATCGCAGAGACCATGAAGTCAGACCAGGAGTCCAATAACGTAAGCTTTGTGCCTTGAAACCCACACCTTCAGGTGTAAATGATCAAATGCTCGCATGCAAAAGGAAGGATTTGGCTTGATGGGTAGGTTAGCATTAAGAGGGAGCTACTGACCTAACATGTGTCTTGGTGACCGCCTCGAGGCCACCTGAGTAAGACATCACATTGTGAATAAtctattcagaaaataaagagcaTGATGCCAGCCAAGGGGCGTTGAGGTCTTTGAGATGCACAAACCGAATGGGCTGTAGACAGTGCACAGTTTGATCACTGTTGTCAAATGACCACCTTTAAGGAAATCCTAATGCTTTGCTCTCTCCCAGGCGGCCGAGGAATGGAAGTATGTTGCAATGGTGATGGACCACATTCTCCTTGGCGTCTTCATGCTCGTCTGCGTCATCGGAACCCTGGCTGTGTTTGCAGGTCGGCTCATTGAATTAAGTCAGCAAGGATGAGCAGAAAGTGGAGCTGACCTTAGGGCTGCCCCAACCCCAGGCAGAGCAGAGAAAGGTGGGAAGACAGGAAGATTCGTCTACATGGATACAAGCTCGCTTAACAAACATTGAATTTTCTGTATTATGATTAACGGGAATAATTTGCATTTACATAAGGTTATGGCCTCAAAGTGTTTTCACAATGCTTCTCCCTTTGATCCTGCTCTGTCTGCCTGGCGCCTGGAGAGTGGACCCTTTTCAGTAAATGAAATGGGATCGCTGCAAGAAGTGTTCATTTCCAATGGCATCTGGAAGAGTTTTGCCCAGAATAACTGAGgttttctgttggtttgtttatttttaatttttaaggaaagaatgtATCCTTTGCTTAAAAGCCAGTTTTGTACCTACTAAGAAAGCTCCACATACCAGTACCCAAAAGTTAAAGCATTTGATTCAGAGTGCAAAGAAGCAGTAGAAAGGCAACAGGTAAGTTCCAGAATGGCCACCAAAGTGCAAACTGCATGAAAAACCCATGCTGGAAAATCGGCTTCTGGAACTGGAGGTGAGGAAAGAGTTTCCCGTTGTAACACAGCACCTGAGGTTGCTGCTCAGGGTTTGAGGGAAAGCAGGTCCTAACCTAGATTGAGTGGAAGGGCCAGGCactgtgaaatgaaaaattacgTGTGTGGGAATCATCTCAtacacataatttttcatttcatcctcataactcTTGTAATGTCCCTATTTTACAAAGACTAAAACTGAACTTGAGGGAGGTTAAGTTCATTGCCCAAACTAGCAAGTAGAAGAacagagatttgaacccagatcaaATCTGAGTTCAAAGTAGCTCCAGGTTGGATCTGTTCATTTGCTCACTTGCTCTCCTGGCCACCCCTGGCTCGTTCTAGGCCATTCCATAACTCTGGTAGGTGTTTCTGAGAGCTTCATTCTTAGCGTCAACCATCTTTCTGCCTTCTCAATTAAACTCCTGCCTTTTCCCCCTTCTAGTTCTTATCCCAAcaggagagaaaattatttttctccattgcagCCTTCCAGCCACAATGTAATTCacccagaaataaaaaccatGCAGCCCTGAGCTTGGATCTCCAGAACACATCATTGCACTGCTGGGCAGCCTGTAGTCTCAATCACCCAGGTAATCTCAAGCTACTTCTCCATGGGGGTCCCTATCGCACACCCATGGCAGGACCGAGTACTTTCATTTTAGAGTAAACTAAAGCAagaacagtttggtggttcctcaaaaaactaaacacagatTTATCATacgattcagcaattccactcctaggtgtatacccacaagaactgaaagcagggacttgacaGATACTTGTATgccagtgttcactgcagcattattcacaatagccaaaaggtggagaCAACCCCAGGGTCCATCagtgaataagcaaaatgtggtttatatacacagtgaaatattattcggacttaaagaggaatgaaattctgatatatgctacacTTCAGatcaaccttgaaaacatgctaagtcaaataagccagacactaaaggacaaatatagtatgattcaatttatacgaggtacctagaataggcaaattaaccgagacagaaagtagaatagtggttgccagggttgaGGGGCAGGGGTGAGTTATTTCTTAatgggtagagtttcagtttggtaTGATGGAAaggttctggaaatggatagtggtgacagttacacaacattgtgaatgaaCTTAATGCCACTAAGTTGTATACTTAAGAATGGCtaagaaggtaaattttatgttacgtatgttttaccacaatgaaaagagtgaaaacaatggcAAAATGATGTTTCATACTATATATACTTTACGacaattagaaggaaaaaaaagaatttagtgCTTGTCTAATACATCACACTCCCCCAGGACTGATTGATTCAGAGAGGGAACTTAAAAATCATTGCTATTCTCCTCATATTAAGGATAAGGAAACTAGGGCTCAAAGAAGTGACCTCCCTCAGGTCGCAGAGCTAGTTAGTGACAAACCAGGTTTCCTAATATCTGCTTTTGTGCTACTTCCACTACATCAAATAACTCatctcttcccccaaatcaagGCCCTCTGACATGTCCCCTACTCCTCCCCTGGTACTGAAAGCTGGCAGAGTTGGCCTGAGTGGACACCACAGTGTCACAGTGTGTAGCTCCAGCAGCCAATCAATATCTGTTCCATCAATCTGTCACTAAGTGAAAAATTGTCATCTTTGGAAGCTCTGCCTTAGTCAAAGCCTGGTCCCAGAAgccaacctaaatgtccatcgatggatgaatggataaacaaaatatggtctacgtatacaatggaatatcattatTCAGGCTTAAAACGGAATGAACTTCTACAACaaagatgaaacttgaaaacatgatgctaagtgaaataagtcagagtgcAAAatggcaaatactgtatgattccacttacatgagattcttagagtagtcaaattcatagagacagaaagtcaaATAGCAGTTAttaggggttgggggaaggggtgaGTTGTTGCTTAACGAGTACAGAGGTTTTGATTGgcatgatgaaaaagttctggaaatagagaatggtgatggttacacaaccttgtaaatgtacttaatgcctctgaattgtacactgaaaGACAGTTAAGGTGATAAATTTTGTGTTGTGTAtaatttaccacaataaaaagtgttgttacttttaaaatcacaaactgctccttttttataattgaaaatggtCCGTGGGTGAGGATTGGGTGAAAATCGGGCACTGATAGAGAAAACAGCTTCCTCTTGGAGGAATATTCCTATCCCATCCTTAAAGGATGTGGCTCCCTCCTAGAACCAAGCCCCAacatattttctcccagaaaGTCAGCTTGGAAGAGTAGAGCAAGGAAATTGTCCCACCTCAAATTGAAACCACTTTTGGGTAAGTGGCCCACCCACCACCCTGGGGACCTACAGGGAGGGGAGAGCAGTGAACAGAATGAGGGCCCCCCTGTCTCTTCCCAGCCCTTGGGGCACCTCTTCCTCCCaaatttcttccctttctatCAGTTAGTGAAGGCGCTGCTATGGTGCATTGTAAGCGGATATTTTTTTCCCGGAAAAATAAACCTCTTGAACAATATTTTCTGAACACCAAcctaacataatgtttttaagccTGTGTTTACATTCTCCTTTCTATAGCCTTTTGCTATATACCACTTATCACTTTATAGTATTTTCTTGTGTGCCTGTTTGATTTCAACTTCTAACTTCGAATCTTCCCAAAGGGAAAAAGttacttttatgtttatattcacAGGTATTAGACAGGTGCTCAAACAATGCGTTGAATAGATTAAGAGGTAAGTGAATGTTTAAGCAACCTAAATTATCTTCAGAGTTCCCTCGTTCTTTAATTAATACCCTACGTTGATATAATTGGTCAAAACAAATGCCTGTGGCTTCAGCCGTGTCAATATGAATTTCTTATACTTCTGTGTTTCTTCATATGACCACCATAGGCTTTACAACCTGAGAAAACGCATAATTCTAGGAAAAGCAGGTCTGTGAGCACTTCTCCCACATCCCTAAACACAGCTACTCTCACTGCAACTGACCTGCATCGCTAAAACGTTATCCATCTTTAGGCCTTTGCCTCCAGAAAACCTCCCCCACCACTGGCTGCCCAGGACCTGTGGTCTTTTTGATTTTCCTTATCATATATAATGGGCCTGATGAGTTCTTGTGATGTCTGCCTCACTAATTACTTTATGGATGCCAATCTTCTGTTTTCAACAAGACTGTCCCTACCTGAAGAAGAAAGTTGGGGTCTTGCTACCCATACTTCCTGTGGAACCTTGGGAAAGTTCCTTAACCCTTCTGAGTCTCCAAGTAAAAAATGTGGATAGTGACATCTTCTCCAGGACACCTGGGAAGTGGCCGACACTCTGCAGGTGCTCCTTAAACAAAACCCTCCAGGGCAAAGATTATGCCCTAAACCACTTTATAACCTCCACTGAACCCAGGAGAGGGTTGAGTACGTATTTTGtgtccacaaatatttgttgaattgaatttttctccacatattttttattcacataccacaaaattcaccatttgaaagtgtacaattcagtggtttttagtatattcatagggCCGTATAACCATCATCACTatataattccagaacattcaTCAACCCATCTCCATTATGTTTCTTTAAAGCTTTATTTAGTTTTCAATGAATCAAAGTACATTTTGACTACATCTCACTGAATATAATTATGCTACTTTATAATCACTGGTAATATTTAggatgtgtcagacactgtttgGAGCACTTTATAAATAACAAATCCACCATGGTAAGTTGCAGCAGCAGCAGTACTCTCtattactgatgaagaaactgagacatggaAAGGACAGGAatcttgcccaagaccacaccactagaagtggcagagctgggatttgaacccaagacgCCGAGTCCATGTTCCTTACCACTCCTGCTACCTCTTGAGCGGAGCGttaacaaccaaccaaccaataaacaagcaaacacataACCTTTAAGTGTTAAGAGCCCATCTTCTCCCTCCCTTATTTATCAGTCACCCTCGGCTGTGATGTTTTCTAAACACAAATGAATTGGCCActgctggccctgggctgggctctgtGGGTGACGCGAAAATCAAGAAGGCCTCGTCTTCACCCTCCAAAAGTAAGTAGTGTGAAACAACAAACAGGTAGAAGGTGACGCACAAACCACAGGCATTCAGACATGGGAGAGTCTGGCCAGCGATGATGGCCGAGAGCTGGTACTTACTGTTACAAAAAGAATCACAAATAATGACATAGCTGTGGGAAGACCAAAGggattgttttctctcttcaagatgaaattcagatttcttaACATAGGTTGAGTTTGGTCATGAATTGGGCAAATGTTCTTTCACTTTAAGTTATTTTATTCTCAGAGAGCTAAAAACACATTGATCTCTGTTTACCTTAAACTGCCTCCCACATTTAAATTATCTACACACTGTCATTTATAGGGGGCTGCTTTTAGATAACATTACACTCTTTATTGGATAGACATGGTGTCTCTGAAAAATAGGGTGTGGATTTGATTTTGATAATTCAaggttcttgttttttgttgtttgtttttttttaatgtaaagtacTGGGGAGCTCGCTATGAGGAAAAATCTGTAGAGAATCCTTTAGTAAAGCAAGAAATCCTTTAAAACCATATAATTACTTGCAAATCTCCCCCCtaagttctgtatttttatttaagacaCATCTGAATTTTAGCTACTTCATAGTCTATTCTTTGCAGCTCTTTGTAAAATATTGCTCGTCCTAATTTTGAAGGCCTGGACTCAGTCAACATCTCTAGACTTTGACCTTCATGAAACCTCGGGCACTTAGAAGAGGCTGTCATCTCAGATTTGTTGCCCATATATGAGGGCCTGAGAACTTCCATCACTGGGAAACCCTGGGTTATTTAGGGCTCTAAAGTAGGCTCCTGCCTGCTCTAGAGTATctgtttataaaacattttagacGTTACCTTGTTTTCCCCTACTAATCATGTAATTTAGGAGAAAgtccttttagaaaataatgcaCCATCGataataattttattgtgttGTGATGTAGTATTTTTGGTTCGTGGGCTATTTTGGGTGAGGGTAGTTAAAAGGCGCAATATACGCATACTACCCTGTGATTTGGGAAGAAATAGGCAAAtctaaagaaatactttttt includes these proteins:
- the CHRNA1 gene encoding acetylcholine receptor subunit alpha → MESWRCLLLLALCSAGLVLGSEHETRLVEKLFKDYNRVVRPVEDHRQAVEVTVGLQLIQLISVDEVNQIVTTNVRLKQQWVDYNLKWNPDDYGGVKKIHIPSEKIWRPDLVLYNNADGDFAIVKFTKVLLDYTGHITWTPPAIFKSYCEIIVTHFPFDEQNCSMKLGTWTYDGSVVAINQESDQPDLSNFMESGEWVIKESRGWKHWVFYACCPSTPYLDITYHFVMQRLPLYFIVNVIIPCLLFSFLTGLVFYLPTDSGEKMTLSISVLLSLTVFLLVIVELIPSTSSAVPLIGKYMLFTMVFVIASIIITVIVINTHHRSPSTHVMPEWVRKVFIDTIPNVMFFSTMKRPSREKQDKKIFTEDIDISDISGKPGPPPTGFHSPLIKHPEVKSAIEGVKYIAETMKSDQESNNAAEEWKYVAMVMDHILLGVFMLVCVIGTLAVFAGRLIELSQQG